One stretch of Meriones unguiculatus strain TT.TT164.6M chromosome 7, Bangor_MerUng_6.1, whole genome shotgun sequence DNA includes these proteins:
- the LOC110551192 gene encoding spermatid-specific linker histone H1-like protein: MSPATTPAAPNAGVAADQDASTSGDPSKSETKTGPHTTTTQTLRKPTMSKVILRAVADKGLHSRVSLAALKKAVTTTGYNMAQNTWRFKRVLQNLVKKGMLKQVTGKGASGSFRLGNKQAFKSQRKAKRRQKRQPRQKPGQRQSGSRRSLLGSKKSQKRLFKGVRRVAKGRRH; this comes from the coding sequence ATGTCGCCGGCAACAACACCTGCAGCCCCAAACGCTGGGGTGGCTGCAGACCAAGATGCCAGCACGTCAGGGGACCCGAGCAAGAGCGAGACTAAGACCGGaccccacaccaccaccacccagaccCTGCGGAAGCCCACCATGTCGAAGGTGATTCTGAGGGCTGTGGCCGACAAGGGGTTACACAGCCGGGTGTCCCTTGCTGCCTTGAAGAAAGCTGTGACCACCACAGGCTACAATATGGCCCAGAACACCTGGCGTTTCAAGCGCGTGCTCCAGAATCTAGTGAAGAAAGGCATGCTCAAGCAGGTGACCGGCAAGGGCGCCTCAGGCTCTTTCCGCCTGGGCAACAAGCAGGCCTTCAAGTCCCAGCGCAAGGCCAAGAGACGCCAGAAGAGGCAGCCGAGGCAGAAGCCCGGGCAGCGCCAATCTGGATCACGCCGGTCACTACTAGGCTCCAAAAAGAGCCAAAAACGGCTTTTCAAGGGAGTTCGTAGGGTAGCCAAAGGCCGCCGCCATTGA